Part of the Athalia rosae chromosome 2, iyAthRosa1.1, whole genome shotgun sequence genome, TGACTCTCCGCTCATCGTCTGGTCGTGCGCGGTCATGCTGGCGGAAGATGACATTTGCGATATGAAGTCCCGCTTGCCGAGCGCACACTtttaacaatttattttttctggcCAGCTGTGATGGACCTCTCTCAACTTCGGGAGttgcgagcaaaaaaaataaccaccgCAGTCAACGCTCGTGAGCTGATGACCTGAAACAGTAGCCGCTGGGCATCCGCAGGGAGTCCAGCCAATTCTTTTTACCATAATCAGAAATTTCGTGTTCAGCAGATTTCttgaaataacaaataacTCGGATCCAGTAACTAAGACTTCGGAATTCGTGTTCGATAGTCAAATAATGGACTGTGCAAGTATTCTCTATAGGTCTTTCCGAAAATTAATGACGAACGGAATATCCGAAGACTTGTGCATACATTGTGTATGTGCGTTATACGCATAGCTTAACGTAGTCGAATGAGACTCGATTTCACCTGTCGTTGATCTGTGAATTGAAATGAAGAGACGGAAACGTCGTATTTTCTCTTTGTACGGCTGCGCCATATCTTCGTATAAAATGTTCGTCAATTACGaagtttataattatttacccAACAATTAAAGGGTATTCAAAGGGTGGTTAggtagaaaatgaataatttaatataatatacgcggaGCGTTAGGCGTCTAAAAACTGGTTTCTTAATAAGGCTTAACGTTTATAGTTGCCTGAAAACTTGAACACTGTCATAAATTGGTCGATTAGGTACGTACGCTCGATTTGCATGAAACTTTATCGCGTCGTCCGGTGCAGTAGTTCTAATCTTAATCTTACAGTCGACTAcaacgaacttttttttctcgtcggtgaaaaattctccgatattTTTCCCAAAGCTTCCGCTAAGTCATttagttgaaattattttcgccCACATTCGCCCGTGCATTCATTCACTTTCATTCgagtattcgatttttttgttccaccgAACAAAAACTTCCGAATTACAACTTTCTTCACACGTGTGTCTCGCACGAGATATATTCAACCTACGTAACTATGATTCCAGTCCACGTCAAAGCAAAGCTGACTGTCGCCACTTGAAAACGAAGGGAGGATTATTAATAACCTGCTTTAGAAAAGTGAACACCGTTTAATACGAGCTAGACTATGACGAATCCGTCGAAAGGCATATGAGACCGTCGTGCGAGTAAACATTATTTATCAATACTCCGGAAATTGAATACCGCAGGAATATTGCAATTCGAATGATCTGAAAggtattttttccgtttcaactGGTCTACCGCGTTTTAAATTAACTCCAAAAGTCGAACGGACAGCGTTTAGTCAAGATAGAGCGGTGACTCGATCGAATCGACTTGAGACTGGCGCCGTATAGCTTCAACAAACATCGAAGTTTCTGTGGTGCAAAAGTGTAGATCTCCGACTAGTCTGTAATCAGATATGATAAAGAAATAGGTGGTAATTATAGggccaagaaaaaaagatgcaaGAAAAGAGTCCGGGCGATTTCCATAACATGAGCAAAATATAGCTATATCCATTATGTTATCATGCGACAACATTTCAATATTaaatcttcttttcctttcttattTGTCGTCCTCCCCGAGCATAGTAACCAATTGCCGCCTCTTATAAGATCTTCGACAACTGGTATATGAGCAATGAGCTGCGACAGCTATAGCCtattagtattttttttccactcaattttaatttatataacaTTCGAGTGTCTGtgtcaatatttttctttttatacatcttTCATATTTTGTTCAATATCCCTGCAGGTCATTCACGATATCGAGATTTAATCTACAAATTAAAACGAAGTGGAGTAAACTACTTTttcaaggaaaaataaaacatattcacttatgaagtgaaaaaaaaagttaaaagtaAACAAGCTCGTCGAATGGGATCATCGGAGCATTCGTATCGCAGAGATTGATTGGATTTGTCGTCAGATACTTTCAAGAAGGTATAATTAAAAGGGTGTCGTTGAGTTAAGTATACTCATCGAATCGATTCGATGGTCGAGACGTAGGTATAAGGTAGGGTTACGTAGATTTAGTTTGAAAACCGGAAATCGAAGCAGATCGTTTGACGGACGTTCGTACGTTGAACGTACATACTTCTGAAAGTTGAAGATATATCTATTATAGGTGGAGACTTAAACGTAGCCGTGCAACGAACGGAGACGTTGATTAATGTCACGTTGAGACCCGAAGACCACGGAGTCGGTCACCGTACTATCACCATTAGTCTTGCTTTTCATCTCCATTATATTGTCACGCATGCAGCAGCTAATCCCGAGGCCATTCACACCTCACAAAGTTCAGTAAAGCGACGGAAAGATTCGCGTTCGCTGAGATGAAtacctttctttctttattacaTTCAAACAAGAACCGACAATATAACTGTAACCTGCGGTTCAAAAACTTTCGCGTGATCGTATTATAGCGTAATTTCGCACAAGATGTACAGGACGAGTCACCTCCGATCCCCGTTGTGGGCGGAGTCTGATTTGGCCAATCGAGTACGGCGTGGGTCACGTGGGTACGACGTGCGTCACTCTGTATAACAcaagaaatatataaaacTCTATTACACGCTTTTTACAGCGGTCAattactttcctttttttttttttaatgaaaaaatgttaaaatcaCGTTTGCTGGTTAAAACCACTACTACCGTTCCATGCTGCGTGCTTCCTCCTTGTTCAACTGTAGGCAGTATAAGGTTCGGCGTGCAGATGAATCGTACAATAATAGCCGCCTGGAACTTTagcagaaaataaagaaaacacgAGTCGTTGAGTGTAATATATGTCTTTCTTCTACATTGAACGTTACAGctaagtataaatatatttgtaataatCGCGTTTGTATGTGAGCACTGTACGTGTCTCACATCTGTGATTTATACGCTTCATAGAGAAATTATGAAATCAGTCACGCATCGCGTAACTAAACACGTGGTATTAATCATACAGCTGTACCAACACTATTCTCCCTAAATACGTTTGTGTTTCCACATGGTTATCGAGATGATAGAGTTCGCAATCTACGGAGATGTCCATAAGCTTggttaatttgaaattcacaatCACTGATTGCTCTCAAAGTTTATAACCAATTCGATTTAAAATACGAGAATCATAGCAACGAAATCCACTGGATATTTCATAACACCGATCTCCGCTACTGAATGGTGCGTCACGGTTGAGGCTGCTTGATATCCAATCATCGGACCAGCAGTCCACTAATAGTCGTTATCAGCTACTCAAAATGACTGGGCACCTTTGACGGCGATACATAGTTGACGGAGGCTGCACGGGTGCAAGATGATCTCTCCTCGAACTAGGCCACAAGAATTCAAAGAGGAAAGTCGATGCGTTACTTTATGCATACTTTTTTGTATCTCGTAATATACCACTGTGGCACTATGTAATATTGAGCAACGATCATTTAGACGACAGATGCATTTTAGATATGATCGACAATGAACCTGCTTAGAATAATAAGTTTCGTCCAAATGCTTCACCATTTCATCCGTAAGATTGTAGGGTCTTTAGTTTGTTTGAAGAGACCCGTGAGCAGCACACACGCACTCCCCGTTCGTAATTCAATTTCACGCTCTCGTGAACCTAGTTCGGTATTTTATCTGATTTCAGTTCGAAGTTGGGAGTCTCGAACGATATGGCACTCGTGTTATGCTCTGGGAGTCAAGCTTCGATGATCAAACATCACCGATTTTTAAATGCATAGCTTTGATATATCTATAATCTACACGCAGGTCTTGGTTCATCTTAATGCGCAATTGCGCCTTCAAAGTAATACATTGTCTCAAGGATTTTATTCCGCTCTGTTGAACTATATAACTAAACGATTGACAAATGAAGCGGTGCGCCTGtgatattttcaatgaaaagcGAATAGGAAGAGCAAAATACTGAAACTCACGAGTCAGCTTTCGAAATCTCACGTGTATGTTGTACGTACCAGATCAAAATATTCCAAAGAATCGCTGTCGCCaccgagttgaaaaaataatcaacactGCAGCTGCATAGAAATCATTTCCGAGAATTTGGTGTAATAGTCATCAGGTAAGTTTAACGGCTTATTAAGGCACCTTCGTACGCGCGGTCACGACGCATAGGCTTTGTTGCGGCTGCCTCTACGCCGCGCGCTATCCATTGCGTTGCTGTAATAGTGGAGCCAAGTTTCATATCCTCATAATTACAACTACCTACCCAGTTGAAATATGAGCATCAACCCGGCCCAACAGACGTTCTGAGTGTTCCAAGTTCTAGTTATCACAATTTCTAATTATCGAGTATTCCTCGCTCACGCGAAGACCAAAGTACAAATTTTATCTGGGTCAAAAATAtcgacattgtttttttttacagaaaattAGCTGCTGCCTTTTGTGTTTGGTCGATAATCGTGTCAGTAGTATAATTGTTGGAAAAGCCCGAAAAATTATGTTTTGCTGTTGAGCGCAGAGGACATTATTGACATATAGATTCAATATTTGGCCTACGGGTTATCTGGTACTGGCGCCGTACGGCCGCGGTATAATATAGACTCTTGAGACCGTCATGAAGGAAGGAACTCGACCTTGTGTCTCGTGCGAGGAGCCAGTTTCTTCATAAATTCGTGAAATAATGCTAAAAAGCGGCTGTAGTGTACCGGAGCAAGTTAATCTTCTTAACTACTGTGtacatatttaaatatttcactAAGTGAAATGCCGTGTTCTTTCTACTTGTGCTTTCAATTGCCCGCGTCTAAAACTGACTGCATCCGAGATTCCCTTTATACATTTGCCAAGGCCAGCTGTGCAGTTTTTAGCGTCTACTCCGCGAATTAAAACCCCATCTTGTTTATTCAAAGGCCAAAGGGTTTcatctctcctctctccttcgCGAAATCGTTACGTCGACGATGAATTTCGCGAGACGTTCATTTATCGTCAAAAGAGGCAGACCATCAATTTAGTGGTATATATCGCATGCCTTTCTGACCCGAATGAATCTTCGATAATCTGCGAAGCTATCAATCGCCTCAATTCTCTCTCCCACCCCCTTCCGTAGTTGTTTGCAAAGAATAATGTTCGATGCATAAACAAGCTTAACTTGCCCCGAAGAAGAGAGAGTTATTAGGAAAACGAGCGGATAAATTAGGTCCACAAAACGTACGCGAAATCAAACGATATCGCCGAtgcttgaaatgaaaaagatgatCGATACGTACCGTTGTGCATGTTCAATGGGATCTGACAAATTCACGTCAAATTATTCTAGACGCGAGGGAAATAGTGGAATGTACTTCGGCCATTATAGCGTAGTTCAATTACTATTACGCTAATACTTATATGTCCAAGCACAATATCTGCCGTAACCGCAACAAGCAATGATTCTAAATCTCTCAGCAACGCATGAATCACAAAGCGTATGGCAGTGAAAGTAGAGAATCTTTATCTCGTATACTCATTATTTTAAATCTTCATCGGTGACATCCTTTCAATTCTCAACCGTAAGAAACtgctttgagaattttcatttacagtTTCATACCACCGGAATTTATGATCCCAAGAGGACTTTGAACTTGGTATGTACAAGCACGTATATCTTGTTCCAGATTGACCTGTCGGAAGATAAGACAAAAATGACCCCAAATTACCAGAAATGCATGTCTGTAGAATGACTTCAACAATAGCTACGGAGCTCCAGTGAAGTAGACGGTATGGGTTTTCAAAGGGTGCGGCAGAAAATGTCAATTCTATCAGGTGAATCCATACCAGAATGGTTCATCGAGgtttaaaattgaatttaacgCTTTTGATGCGTCGCTTAATAGGCGGCAAATAGATTTGGAataaagaacagaaaaaataaatgagaacaCCGGTGGATTGTCTTCAACGAGTTCGACTGCCGGATGGAATCtattggggaaaaaattgtgcaTGAGTACAATACCGTAACCGTGATGttcaaaaaatgattcaatCTAAGTTTTCTTCAGAAGGATTTCAAAAGTCTGTACGGTAAGCAGACGGTCATCGAACGTGTGTATGAGATGAATATCAAATTCGACCTCCGAGCAGGTATCGGTGTAAAGTAAGCATTATTGAACACCATTGACGCaatgggataaaaaaaaagatcctttGAGATCTCCTCCGATAtcccgtaaaatttttttgataagcATAACAAATGACGCATATTGGTCTGACGTGAGACGCTGACACAGAACAATGCAAAATCAAGGGATCCCTTGACGTTATGTTCGTCATTGTAGGCGTATATCAGACCAGCTTAGAGTCGTCGTCCCACCCTATACATTTAGAGTCGTAAAGTCGCCACAGGGGTCCTTCAACAAGAGCGTTTATCGCTTATCTTGTTTCCTCTCCGCACATAATACACGAGTAGATTGTCGATAGGAAACTACTAATTAGTGAGCTCATCACTCCGAGTCTGTTGGAGGGACTTCAGTCGATTGTTGGACACAGTGAATTTTGGTCGTCCCTGTGAACGTTAATAAAATGTGGAAGTTGCTGGTCATCGCCTTCTTAACGCAAGTGAGCGCTGCTCCTTCCGTGGAACCGAATACAGAACAAAATTTTAGACCCAGCAGAGTCCAATCTACCGAAACACCGTGCCATTGTCCTTCGTCCTCAAATTCCCCTGCCCAGATCGAATCGGGGACCGGCACGAATCACCCTTTACCCTGGGGATCGAGCAATTCGATGCAGAACCTTGTACTCCACGGAATGCCCTGCGTCTGCAGCCTCGGCCCATCCAGGTTGCCGATAAGGGACGACTACAAATACACGCCAGGTGTTGGTTCGCACAAACTCCACACGCGAGCTCTGCCCTGGAACGAGGCGAGGAAAATGTGCAACGAGGAGGGCGGCCACCTCGCAGTCATTAACTCCGTCGTTGAAGCGCAGGTAAGTCAGGTTGCACGTGTGTTTGTGAATTAAGGTTATAAACGAGTTGCGGGTAACATTATGGCGGGTACCGTTAGATTCGTCACTTTCAATACGCGTAACTGGATTTATTAAAAACGGACAAACCCTCTCGACGAAGTGACGAAGAGACGGTGTTGAATGTATCCGAACCATTTCGATTCGCCAACGTTATGCAATGGGGACTCGGAGTAAATGAGTTTCCAAACAATgactataaatattttatggtAATGGCGCAGGTGCTGATGGACATGTTCAACACGTCAGGGCCGATAAAGAACGCAGCCTACAACTACGTGGCGTACGTGGGCATCCACGACCTCTACAAAGAGGGTGAATGGGTTTCGATATCAGGTGAATCGCTGGCTCGTACTGGATACACCAAATGGACGGACAAGTGGGGTGGGCAGCCGGACAACGGTGAGGGAAAACAACATTGCGGCGCCTTCTTCAACGAAGGAGGTCTCGATGACGTAGCCTGCGACGCAGCCTTCGCATATTTCTGCGAGTTACCAACGATGCAATTCTTCCATTGAAGCTATTCACGTTCTACGACAAAGttaatattccattttttgaaattccaaaatcccCACGAAGGGAAACCGGATTGTGCTTCGGCActttttgttaaaaataaaaaaatgaatgaaatcgaacaaagaaaaactCTTCTGAAGTCCTACCAAAATGTTGACTCATGTCCTCGCTTATAGCAGAACGCGTGACGTTCGACTCTCCATTCATGTCACTCATAAATCGCGAGACATTATAAAAACTCTCTCGAATTCATATAGCTCCCTTTGAATTGTACAATGTGGGTGCGAAACTATGTAAGAATTCATTGCTCGAATGCTTCGTCTGAAAGTATGAAGCTTCGCCGCACCGCGTGGAGTCGctaataaaatcaaacgtaCCCTTACATAGTTTACCGAACGTATAGCCataaatatattgaacatatCTGTGGTATAGCGACGAATGATCGTACGGATCCTTTATCTGAACATTTTCACGTCTGAGGGGAGGAAACTCAGAGTGCGACTGACGCGGACGGTATCGCGAATAAGAATAATCGCAAAGGTTTGACGACGACACAACGCCCGCGACACCGCTTTCAACCTTCAACGACCTACCTCGCTTCCCATACGGGAATGACGTAGAGATAATTACAAGTTGTAACTTTGTCTTGATTATTTCATAGCCACGATGTCCAGGGGTGTCCGGGTATATTAATCTCGGTAATTTATAATGATGGGTACGTACTACAATTTGTGCCTTGTAATAACAGGCTGCATTACAATTATAGCTGCTAATAATATAACCGAAGGTCGGATGATCTTTCGTCGGATTCCAGAACGTGACACTGACGTTTATTCGATGGTAAGTTGTTGCACGAAATCTACGTAACATGCATCTAAGGACAGATACTTCGATTCTCTCTCCGAATACAACTGGATGGGTAATTTGCTTGCAAACAGTACTCgaatcttttatttattagaCGAGTATATTCAGAAATTATAGGTACACCGAAGATCTTACGGCGCAGTTTTCGTCTCAACAAAGCTATTCGGAGAATGCGACGCACAAAGTCGCTTCGATCGATGATGATTCTTCTTCAAAACAGAACTCCGATTTCCTTACAGCTATTTTCTACGTTGtgccgaaaataaatttcgatttttgagcaaaaaaaaaatcattgtttcaattgggtttaatatgcttttcttacgtattttgacctcaggaatccgaatctgggagaaaaattgatctatctctaaaattgaccgagttatcgctaattttcagctttttggggtgaaaaataaaaaattgattttttagtctatcttactgtaatttgagctcaggaatccgaatctgaaagaaaaattggtctatctatgaaattgaccgagttatcttcATTTAaacgcgatttttggcataaattcgaggatatctcgaagggaaaaaatcgtagctcaatttggacaacggattcgtgttcctgaggtcaaaatacataagaaaagtgccatacgatcgattttaaaaaataaaaatttttggccaaaatttgagatttttccaaggggtaccccttacgattttttcaaattttgggcaaaaatttttattttttaaaatcgatcgtatggcacttttcttatgtattttgacctcaggaacacgaatccgttgtccaaattgagctacgattttttcccttcgagatatccacgaatttatgccaaaaatcgcgaaaaaatggagataactcggtcaattttataggtacgtcaatttttctttcggattcggattcctgagctcaaattacagtaagatagactaaataatcaattttttatttttgaccccaaaaagctgaaaattggcgataactcggtcaattttagagatagatcgatttttcttccagattcggattcctgaggtcaaaatacgtaagaaaagcatattaaacctaattgaaacaatgatttattttttgctcaaaaatcgattttttttttggttttccaagagtaatctcacttataatcagctcaggaatttaAATCTagaagccaaaatcatctactcatgcaatcgatcgagtaatcatcaggtgaaaaaaattttttactcgatattttgaggtagcccactcgtttttcgaataaataattaatcaagtggggtactttcagcaataacattttttttttggtaaaaaatcattggaaacatctaaaaattgtcgattgtgattgttttttacgcaacttcaattttgagtcaaaaaagagcatgtcattccttgattttatacttaggacaatgatttacgaattgagaaacgaagaaacttgaaaaacaaactgtcaaatattgaatcttcaaaaacttgaaacttggaaatatatgatcgaaaaatattgattgattgaaaaatggtatgataatatttatgattacgattatgcgctatgaatgagtataatttacgtatatgCTATCTGGATTTTTTATGTCAGCAGACAACCACGTCAATTATCTGTCACAGCAGAACATCAGtgcgacaaaaattgaatctgtcGAAATAACGAAGTTTCCTTGTTATTACTTCGGCGAACTATTGTTATATCATCtgcaatattgttattatcatctgaatatgaaaaatctcctccctcgcatttgtttttgttacaagatttttttattcatatagaGGGATATTATACGCTGATATCCCTGCACGGGGGTATTCGAATATATGCTCGAGATTTCGTCAATTTGCACAacccttttcttcatcctttttctccgttctGTTTAGCGAAGTTAACGCCGTGTGTACCGTTCGTGAGGATACGCGTTAAATTGTCATTGGCACGGTGGCGTTACTCATTTTACTCAAAATCCTCGCTAATTGCCATCAACAAACACGGCCATCGACCGCATCTGCGAACGTGCGGTACGTGCATACCTTTCCTCCTTAGTCTGAGCTGTCGTACTTCAAAAAGTACTGCAAAATTTGTGCGAGCGACGACGCTGATGGTATTGGCGCCGCCAGCGTATGCGCATACGATCGCCGCCCACATGAATATAGGAagttatacgtgtacctacgtatgtacacgtacgtatggtatatatttatacataatagcGGCGACTTTGCACTTCTCACATCGCCTAACGTACCCTGtcttataaatattaaaacaaGGAGCGTTCCAGTCCTGTGTACCCGCGGAATGCGAgtgttcgaattttgaaaatgctaCCTACAACGTTAGTCTCACGATCAACTGCAGTTACCACGATGACGGCAACAGCAGTTGAATTCGATtggtgtacatataaatacatgcggatattatgtataggtatgcacgTCTGTTAAACTTGCTCTTTTTTCTGCGGATATTGAAAAACCAGTTAGCAATCGTTACACTCCAAGTTTACCAACCGAACACGCTGCCAATTGGGTAATTGAATTCGTCATTAAGATAGCAAGAGATACCTACTGTTAATTAGTCAAATTTATTGATCCCTACCTACGAACTTAACATCTTATAAATATGAACGAGTGTTAATCAGGTCTTTCACGTCTCTCGCGATGCTTGAAACAATTTCAACGTATCtcaattcgacgaaaaaagtttTAGAACGCGATACCAGACGGCAATTCCAGGGAGATAATCGGACACCAAAATACTGCAAGACGTACGCTTAttgtacaagaaaaaaaaggacaagaaAGCAGACTCTTTCACCACCTGCAACGATAATGCAGGGGTAAACAATAGGGATAAATATACGTCCGAGCACAGATGAGCCGCAATAACTCCGTATGGTGGGGATTTCCATCGTCGAATGTATTTCGCGGGAACGTGTACCGGGCACCTCGTACACGATCCTCAATTATAACGGATCGGGTGAAAATGCAGTTTAAATTGTAGGTTCGCGTCACTTTGGTGCGTTAAGTCGTTTGCGAAGCCCCAACCCCCATCCCCCATCCCCATCTCCGATATGCATATCCTTTCCACCATCTCAGATCGATTGGCCCGGCTCTTGGTTGAATGATCCAATCAAATATTCCAATTTCATGGTTGCATGTAATACGCAATTCGAGGCCCGTTATACACTCCTTATGGTGCAaacaaatcatacgaatgagTATTGTATGGATACTCGGTGATTTTTATCAGTTGGAAACTCTCATCGGTAGTTATCGTCACCTGCGATTGAACGACGATAGAATTTTACGCACCTGTTAAAAATTGCAGGTGCTGGACTGGgtaaaaaaatccaaactTCCTGGACACCGTGTTTCCGTaccaaatttttctctcaactccTGCAGAATTTGACGAACGCTATTTCCTGGTATCAAGGTTATCAAAGTCAGTAAGTTTGAAACCTGagcattttatcattttcatcgaatcgGTCCAGTTTTCAAGTAGACGATACGGCCAACTAGATTCTCATGTTCGACGTCGATACAATAATTCGTTCCCTTCGGACTAGGTACCAGCTATTGCTAGCGCAAAAAGTTCAAGGTTGCAGTTGGAAGCGAACCAGCTGGCTACTCCGTTTCTTACATTAAGTCATATTTGCGTAAAAAGCAATAAATGCCCTGCAAAACCGGATGTACGGTTATGGGTATAAGGTTGTATTACCGGCTAACAACGTTCTTCTCCCTCCTTTCGTGAAAAGTAATCGACTTTGAGCCACGGATTTTGCTATAGTCTGGTAATTCTGTGACGAGCTAAGATAATGCCGGATTCCCCGTAcccgtttctttattttcagacCATTATCTATTATCTTAGTCGAGTTCAAGGGGAGGCCCAGCTCTTTTTCGAGCAGCTGTTACTTTATCGGCAATGCAACCTCTGTCATTCCTGGACCCAACATCCGCAGTTTGAAGTTTAAACCAGTTTCGCTAGGTCGACTACGTGTACGCGAGCGTTCGAATCTCTGCACGATCCTGGTAAATCTACATCGGAACTACCGCACCGAGTATAATATGCGCATGGGATAGTTTGTACAGAAGGATAATGTCACGCGGAACGATAGGCATAAGGCGGTGCAGGTGCAGAAATCATGATTCGCGTTGGTTGGGTCGATTAAAATACCAGCGTTTGTGGTTTTAAATAACAATAGGGCAGAGGTTTTAGCTCTAAACATCTCTGTCGCTGTGTATTGTTCGATCCGAGAGATGGCAAAAAGAGCTATAAGTCATTACACGTCAAGATGTTGATTATGATCTCCATTGTAGCCACCGTGTCGTGAGCATTGTTCGCGAACCACAGAGCCACCTGTACCTGAGGCTCTTCTGGGTTCAAACGTATAGGATCACATTTTATATATCTAGCTATGTATTATAGAATCTACCGAGATTTCCGACCACTAGAAAGCCGCTGCCATGGGTACCTACCTTGCAACTTCCATACTTCTATCTTAACGCTATCTCTACGCGCTCCTGTCCCACGGAATCGATACGGAAAACATAGACGTGAAACAACCCGTGAACAAAAGACGCTCTCACGATCAGAGGGATTCATCCAAGTTTAATGTCGCCATTTTCTAActgaaatatgtataaatctCGAGTACACAACTCCGGTGTGGTTTCGCCTCATGACACAAGTGACAAGACCGAGCTGAAATTCACTCCGAATAGTTTTATCCGCATTTTCTCATCGCAAATgtcaaaggaaaagaag contains:
- the LOC105683295 gene encoding hemolymph lipopolysaccharide-binding protein-like; protein product: MWKLLVIAFLTQVSAAPSVEPNTEQNFRPSRVQSTETPCHCPSSSNSPAQIESGTGTNHPLPWGSSNSMQNLVLHGMPCVCSLGPSRLPIRDDYKYTPGVGSHKLHTRALPWNEARKMCNEEGGHLAVINSVVEAQVLMDMFNTSGPIKNAAYNYVAYVGIHDLYKEGEWVSISGESLARTGYTKWTDKWGGQPDNGEGKQHCGAFFNEGGLDDVACDAAFAYFCELPTMQFFH